The segment CCGATTTACAAGGGGCGTTACAGGGTCGATTGGAGGCATAAGGGTAGTGGTCCCAGGGAAAAAAGGGCGTTAACAACTATAGGTATTCTTGCAGCGATTCTACTCCTTGTTATCTATGCGCCGTCCCCATTTGCGCCGACTTCGGCGATTTCCCAGTGGAAGGGTTCTGGCAGCGGGGCCTCAAACAACAGGACGGACATAAATGTGAATTTTAACTTCAGAGGCAACGGTGACACCTGGATTCACCCTTACCCTAATGGCAGTATCTTCATTGACTATGTGAGCGACGGTGACAGCAGGGTTTACAGGTACAGGGGTATCAGCCGGGGAGGGCAGGGAAAGCACCTGAAATTGGATTCTAACACCACCGAAAACAAAACCACGAAGCAAAATGAGACGGGGGGATGACTCTGGCAAGGCGGAGCCCTGCTTTTGAGAAGGTATGCAGTTTTATAGAGAAGTCTGAGAGGTTCTGTACTGACAAGAAAATCTATACTCAGAAGGTTTACCTGGACACCAGGACCGCCTGTAAGCTTGAGATTATCAGCTATATCGAGTCAAAGTCAAAAAGTGAACTTTCGAGGGAGGCTATTAAGTTATTTATAGACATATATGAATCTAAAAATGGCAACATAATAAATAAGGTGATTGAAAGCAGGATTGAATGATTATTAACCTTTATTTTTTAATTTTAACTTCTTTTT is part of the Methanothermobacter sp. CaT2 genome and harbors:
- a CDS encoding metal-dependent hydrolase; the encoded protein is MKWYTHALFSVFVAVFFGYLLNADLSPYFFMLTILSSVVVDFAEKAAFNEHKRQLHNVFTLIPFVLLYLFYDVTTGAAMLSGVSSHILLDFMTPTGCPFFYPIYKGRYRVDWRHKGSGPREKRALTTIGILAAILLLVIYAPSPFAPTSAISQWKGSGSGASNNRTDINVNFNFRGNGDTWIHPYPNGSIFIDYVSDGDSRVYRYRGISRGGQGKHLKLDSNTTENKTTKQNETGG